TTACTTCAGCAGTTCCACCCTCAGTTACCCGAAAAATCACTGCGAGTATATCGGGTGCTATGCCCGGTGGAGTAAATCTTAACCTTGCAGTTGCTTCTGTTTCAGGAGCCGGGGCTGGTACAAGAGGCACCTCAGCTGGTACTGTCGTATTGTCCAATTCCCCTCAGGCCATTGTAAATAATATAGGCGGGGCTTATACAGGCAATGGGGCGAATAATGGTTATATGTTAACATTTACTTTAGGTATTGGGAATTTTTCATTGCTTCGAAACCAGACATCAAATGTTACAATAGTTTACACTTTGGTAGATAACTGATGAAAAACAGTCTGACAATTATTTTCATTTTGTTTTTTGGCTTCAGTATGGGTCAAAGTATTACAGTGAGCTCTGGATGGTCAGCCTCAGTTTTAGCCAGTACTTATACCGAGGCCGGAAGTAATTACACTGCAACTGTTTCGAGTGCCACAAGTCAATCTCTGGTATCAATTTCCGGATTCCCAATAAATTCTTCATATACCGTTAGAATTCACAAAACAGACATTGACTGGAATGCTTCTCTATTATTGGCAGCAAGAAGGCGTACAACAGGAACAGGTGGCTCAACGGGTACTATTTTAGGTACTACTTCTTATATTACACTTTCTAGTACACCCCAGACCTTATATTATGGTAATGTTGGCAATTCTACAGGTAGAAGTAATGTAGGCGTTCAATACAGAATTTCCGGAAGGTCAGTTCTGTTGCCGGCCAAGCCTTATCAAACCACAGTGGTTTATACCGTATCAAACTAGAATTTACAACCTGACTACTTCTCCTGTTCTCACTGATTCATCGCAAGCAAATGCAATCTTAAGGCTATTTACAGCATCATCGATATGATCACTGAGGTCAGTATTATTTTTTATGGCATTCAGAAAAAATTCTTGTTCCCTTCGGCAAAGTTCATTGTGGTCAGGTTCATCCTTAAAGTCAATCCATTCGTCTTTTTTTGTGAAATTATTGGCAGCGTCAATATCGGAATAATGGATTTTTAATGACTCTGTTTTGGTGTGAGAATCCACATTGTCAGAGTTACCGGCCTTACCGGCATCTTTAGCCACAATAGATACACAGCCTTTTGGGCCTATTACATCTTTTACAAAAAATGCAGTTTCACTTATCATTGGTCCCCAACCGGCTTCATACCAGCCTACAGATCCGTCTTCAAATCTAATTTGTAGCTGACCATAGTTGTACTTATCTGCCGGAATCTCATCGGTCATTCGGGCTCCAATAGCACTTACCCACACAGGTTTTGAACGGGTCATCTGGCACATGACATCAATATAATGCACGCCACAATCAACTATTGGGCTGAGGCTTTTCATCAGATTTTTATGCACATCCCACATGATGCCGTGACTTTGCTGATTGAGATTCATTCTCATTACCAATGGTTTACCTAACTGCTGAGCCACTTCTACGAATTTCTCCCAAGAAGGATGAACTCTAAGGATATACCCAATTACCAATTTTCTGTCGTATTTTTTGGCGGCAGCAGCTACTTTTTCAGCCCCGGCTACGGTATCTGCAAGTGGTTTTTCAATAAAAACATGGCATCCTGCTTCCAGAGCTGCCAGAGCATAGGCTTCATGGGTATCAGGGTAGGTATTAATACTAACGGTATCAGGTTTAGTAACTTTTAAAGCTTCATAATAGTCGTTAAATAACTCATGACCGCCACCAAGTTTTTCATCAAGGCGGTTTTTACTATTTCCGGTTGACACAATTCCACAGATTTCAAATTCCGGCATATTATGATAAGCCAGTGCATGGGAAGAACC
The sequence above is a segment of the Cytophagaceae bacterium genome. Coding sequences within it:
- a CDS encoding Gfo/Idh/MocA family oxidoreductase; translated protein: MKIRVLVVGCGNMGSSHALAYHNMPEFEICGIVSTGNSKNRLDEKLGGGHELFNDYYEALKVTKPDTVSINTYPDTHEAYALAALEAGCHVFIEKPLADTVAGAEKVAAAAKKYDRKLVIGYILRVHPSWEKFVEVAQQLGKPLVMRMNLNQQSHGIMWDVHKNLMKSLSPIVDCGVHYIDVMCQMTRSKPVWVSAIGARMTDEIPADKYNYGQLQIRFEDGSVGWYEAGWGPMISETAFFVKDVIGPKGCVSIVAKDAGKAGNSDNVDSHTKTESLKIHYSDIDAANNFTKKDEWIDFKDEPDHNELCRREQEFFLNAIKNNTDLSDHIDDAVNSLKIAFACDESVRTGEVVRL